From Rhopalosiphum padi isolate XX-2018 chromosome 2, ASM2088224v1, whole genome shotgun sequence:
gattgaattatttaaaacaaaggagattgtaaaatataaaccagATGTCGCAAACTAAATATATGCATTATCAGCGTAAAATCCTTGtcctacttatattttaatttattattgtgtattttttgattGGATTTTCATTGGATTATTGCTGTTGATAAGCATTCAACACGAGTTAATTAGATTGGTGTGTTCTTTCACGTTccattttgtaatttgttttgttgtttacCATTAGTATGGTATTTACACACACATTTGGAAATATCTTctgttttgttttcaaaaaggTAGCGGTAAACTGTACAcgacttatatttatatttcatcattGACACGTTTAGCAATTTTTCGTGTACacaagttataacttaaaacagttaaaactcataatttatcaaaaattagtgCGTCACTGAATCTTAGTAGTtagtttagttattaaaatataaaacgttgtgttttaaataaaaataatttttgtgacTCTTAAGATACAattgcaattaaaaatgtactcattaatataatgtaaattaccgAAGAAACTTTAACGTATACCCACTTACTTAACTGTATTTAGTTCtttaacgatattattttagtattttgttcGCATAATgcacattgaaaaaaaaaaaatatatattaaatactttgacAGGATCTTGGGAGAGGAAAACACCACAGGGCAAACAAATGCcactatctatatattatattttgtatgtctTAATCACTGCAGTTTGTAATAAGTAACTGAATGCAGACAATACTTACACTCTTGATTCAGTAAGTAGGCAAgttaaataacataatgttataagCTGGAAAAAaacgtgtaatttattattatttttaaacattttataaattgaacacATTTAAATAGTTTGATTCACGTTTGGCGTTAGTACAGTGATTAGGTGTACCGTCAATTTATCGTAAACAATTTACCGCGCGACAATTGACCGTAAACAATTGATCGCAAACCAATTGATTGCAATTGCAATTTACCGCACGATAATTGATCGCAAACTATATAGGTTATTTCAGAGTTATTTTAAggccaatattattttttcgtaactTTATTCGATCGTTAACGATCAAGTCTTATCTAACATTATATTCGTACCCTATTTTATCAGTCCGTATTTTTCCTTAAgtcgtatagaatatagatcacCATGAAACACTATGAAAATATATCAGTACTGACACAATCGTCAATCGGTATATACTAATAACTTCGTCTAGCTGAAGTACTGTACATAGAATATGGCTTTAGAGTACGTATTAAgcgaaaaaaataagtatatgctTATTTATCAAGGTTTTTTACACGTAAAAGAACGAGAACATGACAATAAAACATACTGGAAATGTtctgaatacaaaaaaattcatTGTAAAGGTCGTTTACacgtagttaaaaaaaaaagttatttcaaCTTTAAAGAAAAATGCATCACAAACAACTCTCAGCACACATTCAGTTTTAGGAAATGCAGTTATGCAGgtaattcatattttagttacatatagaaatggaaaaaataattaattattcaaattaaactaaattaggtGACAAGTGCAGTTTCCGCAGAAATGTCAAGTGTTAATACATTGAAAAGGACAATTCAACGTGTACGCCAAAAGGAGGAAGCTGCACCAGCTAATCcaagtaattttgaatttattataccagataaatataaatataactccaatggtgaattatttttaaaattcgataGCGGTCCTATACTGAAtcacgtattttaatatttacaactcaacaaaatttagattttatgagTGAATGTAATAATTGGTTTTGTGACGGTACATTTTCAGTGGCACCTCCCATTTTTGCTcagttatatactatacacgggGTATGTTATTCCAACGTTATTCCTAGTGTTTATGTATTACTGCcagataaaaaagaaaaaacttacCGTCAcatgtttgaaattttaaaatcactgaAGTCAAATTTAAATCCAAAAAGTATTATGATAGATTATGAAAGAGCAGCTTTAAATGCAATCGAAACGGAGTTTTGTAATACCGAGGTAAAAGGTTGTTTCTTTCATATGTCGCAATGCATTTGGCGTCATGTCCAAGAATTGGGCCTACAGACAACTTATCGAAATGATCCAGAGTTTTCATTACGAATTCGAATGCTACCAGCATTAGCTTTTATTCCAGAAGTagatgtaataaaatgttataatgcattactagttacaaattattacacaGATAATGAAGATCTACTGGCACCGCTGTTGGATTATTTCGAAAATACATGGGTAGGAAAATTAGACAGGAGAGGAAAAAGAAAGCCGCCAAAGTATGCAATCACATTATGGAACTGTTTTTCGAGAGTAATTCAAGATTTGGCTACCACAAATAATGCTATAGAAGGGTGGCACAATTGTTTCACATCacttataaatagtatacatcCTTCAATTTGGCGATTTATAGATGCATTAAAAAAAGAAGAGAGCATTAACAGATTCAAAATCGAACAATATGTTGGGGGCAACGAGccacccaaaaaaaaaatttaccgaGATAGAgcagctaaaataaaaaaaatttgtaccacttataacaataatacaaatattgaagacTATCTTCGTGGCAttgcatacaattttcaattgcaaatttaatatttagtgtttttcattattatgtacctaccttgatgatttataatactatatatatatactgaacaatattttttaaacatttttaatctaagacgaaaaatatatttttaaccatacatGTAACCAGAATTGtgccaaatttattaaaattaaatatatattcaaaatatttttatattactgaaaatgttatttttcgaTCAATTGATGTACGGTAAATTGCAATTGCGATCAATTGGCTTGCGATCAATAATTTGCGGTAAATTGTCGTGCGGTAAATTGTTTACGATCAATTGACGTGTATCCCAGTGATTAGTCTACGAAATATCTGGCATAGGCACcttcatacatacataatatatatatattattatgaaatacaattttatccaATTCACCAACACAACTGTTTGTCGACTATGTCGTGATAAACAAgtgttttggaaaaatattctcATTGGATTATTTGCATCGGTCAGATCGTGCGGATCGATGAGAGCACGACGAAGGGGCACGGTCCATAGATGGTATTGCATTTCTCGGTCGCGGCAGCTATATGGCGGTGATAGACCCGCCGCCACTGTTCGATTGCGGTATTTAGACGTTATATTGTGCGCGTGTTATGCAGAAAAAATATGCCaagatctatatatatatatatacacatatatgtgtgcgtgtgtgcgtatGTGTGGACGATGCAGGTATGACGAATACCAATCAATTTGTCGTCCGGTCTGGTCGAAGCCATCAATAACTCGGTGATTTTTTTCTACGCCGTTTAATAACGGAGATTAAAATAAcagaataagaaaaaataaatatcacactGTTGTTCGCGGATGCAATCACGTACTGCCATTATGGAACCGCTGAGCGACGATAATGGGGAATGATAAAGTCGTCGAGGACCGGATTCCCGGATGAATTTAACGTGTTGAAATTGATGACTATCCGGTATTATTATAGCTGAAGTCGGTGTAAATAGATCTCGgaaacctataatattataccatagtAACATTGTATAGTGTTGAGACATATAAATCTCGatctttgtatataatattaaatattagtagagCTATATGAACATTGCTGGGAtggttggattttttttttttatcgaaaccgtccaataatcaataattatcattgtatttttttttattgctagaCGTTTGCGTTCAGTTTGGgttgtatatacttattaaattttttgaagtttttctCGTGATGTACAATAAATTTGGAAACGATTATTAGACTAATCGAGACTTACAACAactgataaacaataatatgatatcattaatgaggttattaaaaaatgtacattagtGTGCataagtgttatattttattgcttcATGtcaggtattaaaatataaatatactaatttagaGTTAACATTTTGAACTCCTGATATATACATAGTCAACTCatcactaaattattattatgaagctCGATatcgaaaatctttatatatatcaaataagaCTGacgtttcttttaaaatattgaaatataacggAAAATTAAATGGATTCTATAAAACTATAGTGTAGTTATAACTACGGAGTTTTGTTGGTCAAAGCTCTAACAGTGCAATTCATTTTTACAATTCCGGAACTTGCTACTTTGAAGTTTTCCTGATAAATGACGATTCTCATgtcattatagttatattaaaataaaacatacgtctatattattgtatataatagctCTACAGTCTACGGTGTCTGTGACGATTGGAAGGTGAAACTTCAAGAATTACTGTGTAAATACAAACCGAATAATGAGTGCAATGATGATGAATGaggattgttttttaaatatttaccaagCAGAActaacgtttaaaaataaaaagttctaTGAAGAgtggcattattattttttgctattACACGGGTAagtgtataggtacattacagatttatcataattatcgatttatgtacaaataatgCATTACTTGtacatggttttaaataatattcatttgtaGTCAATTGAATCCCACGAAATCTGTTATAACATCACCAGACACCAGGTGACGGTATATATACGGTACTCGTATACAGACCATATAGTGATATACGCGCGTACAACACGGGTCGACTACGCAcactttatatttacatatatataatatgacgtatacaattatgtaacaataaaacGTAAATTTACGTTAAATTTAACGCTTTCATTAGTATTTCACTGGTTTTCGGGTGTATGAATTCGCGACGCTGACGAATATATTCGAAATGTTTGTcgtgaaatgtatataatattgttatataatcgCGGGTGAGTGCGAACAGTGTGCTGCAGGTACGCAGGTGAAGTCCGGTTGAGTCGACCGGCGCTGCATTTACTATACGTTTCCCATACgacgtgtataataaacattgttaattattgcatattattgcatattactGCAGCCTGATGTGTATACGCCGTATGGTTGGGTTTATAACGGTTTCACGTTCACCGTGTCGGCGCTATAACATTATACTCCGCCACGAGAGAGTGAAGCGAGTCACAGAACGTAATGTGATATCGTACtgcagtacataatatataataataatatgtacggcGTTTTTACGCAGATCGGCCGGAACGTCGTCGCCGACATACTAAATCATTATATTgtgatgtattatacatttgcgTTATTGTTTTTAGTGTATAATTTGTTCTGTacgttaaaagaaaaattaaccgAAAAATACGGGTGACGGgcgcgtgtatattattatgtgtattggaTATAAGTAACACTGGGAGCGCGTGCACACATCGG
This genomic window contains:
- the LOC132919035 gene encoding uncharacterized protein LOC132919035 — protein: MSECNNWFCDGTFSVAPPIFAQLYTIHGVCYSNVIPSVYVLLPDKKEKTYRHMFEILKSLKSNLNPKSIMIDYERAALNAIETEFCNTEVKGCFFHMSQCIWRHVQELGLQTTYRNDPEFSLRIRMLPALAFIPEVDVIKCYNALLVTNYYTDNEDLLAPLLDYFENTWVGKLDRRGKRKPPKYAITLWNCFSRVIQDLATTNNAIEGWHNCFTSLINSIHPSIWRFIDALKKEESINRFKIEQYVGGNEPPKKKIYRDRAAKIKKISRGSSTAGSAISHQAKRNGLADFLG